The Malus sylvestris chromosome 14, drMalSylv7.2, whole genome shotgun sequence genome segment AGTTAAACAAGTTACTAAATGCTTATTGGATCCTACTACCCACCATAAGTTTAtatattcatcactatgttcaAGATAAACGTGATTACAAATATTCAGATTCGACGAGGGTCTAAATCCATTTTGTTTAAACGCATTTTCTCCCTTtatcaacaaaaacaaaaaattaaacacaaaatgattttaaaatacgaaataattatcaaacgagGCTACACTAATTTTCATTTCTAGGATGTGTAGTGGTGTAGGATATGTGTATAGGTGTACAAGATGAGAGATGGTGGTGAGTGGTGAGTGGTGAGTGGTGATCATAAAGGTGAGGGGTATGTAGTGCTATTTCATGCGTGTACAATTGAAATTAATACCAAATTAACTTCTTCGTTAGAATTCCACATAAAGTTGGTAACTATCATAAAAAAGCTAGACCCACTAAAAATCAtgaagaaaaaatcgataaaAGTTGTATATGAGTTTGTTTATTGTACATTATTTTGGTTATTCTTTGAATAATTTGTCAATATTCACGGAAGAATCaaaattatttataataaacaaaCTCATAgatcacttctatcgattttcattATCATAAATTACATTGAAGAATTATGCTAACTTCAGAAACTATTTTGGATAAAAgactataaataaattatcaataaGAAATGGACGGCCAGAAGTGTCCAACTCTACAAACCCCACTTCAAGTTTTACAAAGGCTCCTTATTCTCCATGTGACCAAAACGCGCGTTTCACAAATTTCATATGGTGATAATTTCATAACTCCTGTCTAAACTTTTCAATGATTTTCAACTGGGTTGCCGACGGTGTGAATTATGCACCAAGAAGTACATAACATGCATACATATACGAGTAGTTATACGCCTATTTCTTTGCGCAGTGCATTTATACAAGATATTAACTCAAAAAGTACGTCAACATGCATACGTATACGAGTGGTATCTATGATCAAGTTGTTCAATGTGGGGTGGACGCATTACGGTGCAGTTAGGTATGGGACCagaatcaaaaccaaaaccgttGAAAGTGTCTGAGCAAAAGTGATTTTTAAAGAAGCATCACCAAACGAGATTCGAATTGAGCAGGATTGGATGCAAATAACCACCAACATGCACATTATATACTCTGAACTGATTCAGCGTTTGGCCATTTCTTTATAATGTTCAATAAACAAATTTATCAGAAGTGTAACCACCACCAAAGCCTAAAATTCAGCTTTTGGAAAAAGCACTTTAGGTTCGGCCTTTCAGCAACTTATTTTATACGTCAACATCTTCTTCTGCTCTCTCATCTCATCCATGCATGTACTGTTATTGTATCTCTGAGTTAACTTTTGAAAGATTTTCGGGTAGGTTTCCGAAGGAGAAGAAATCTGCACCAGAAATGCAGTGTCAATATAACATTAACGAAATGAAGCTGATGGCTTCGTGAATACGGATGTTCAAGAACAGAAATATACATGTATTTCTTGAGCAATTTTACATAATGGACGTAGATATACAAGTAGTACCTGAGATGATTAAGGTGTTCAATGAAATGAACTCATGACTATTAATGGCTCACTTCCTCTTCTTGTATCTCAGTAGTCGAGTTCAGCGGTGAACTCCCATTGATTTGCTCCGATTCACCTCCAGATTCAGCTAATTTTGTTACCCTCTGCAACTCATCCGCCCCTTCTGATGGGCCATTGGTCGCTTCTGATGGGTGTGCAATGGGAAGATCGTTACCCAGCTGTTCTTTCTGCACTGATGGTTTTGGCCGTCGGATAGCTTCAGCTGCTGCTGCCATTGCAACAGGAGGTGGCTGGGGAGGAACCCATGTCCGCTGAACTGGTTGCTCACTAGTTCGTACACCATACGACCCTCCATTGACTTCATTTTCTATCTCAGTGATTCTGGAATTtttctgctgctgctgccacCACGGCACTGTACTGTCACCGTTTGACTGATAATTGAGCCCATTGTCCTGAATGCTGGAATTCAAATTGTCACTGCTTACTTGAGATTGAAGCACTTGGCTCGGGTTGTTTTGGGCCTGACCAACTTCCCAAGGCTACCCAAGAAAACATATAGTACCAATCATCTCCATGTATCAAAGCATGAAAACTGAATTTTTATTACACTTTGTCAAACTTTTAAAAGAGTCGAATAAATCTCTCTATAATTTCATAAAGCTTACAACTAATTCTGGTAACATTCCATGATAATATTTAGGAATGATAAAACGAAACCATTTTCTTTTTGTCCAGAATCCAGATTTTGAAAGACGCTGTAAATGATCCAACAATGTTTCCTAATCCGGAGTGAATCAATTTCGAATCCTAGCTTTAACCAACCGGAAACCAAAGGTTGGTAGCCCAATTTTAAATAACTGGCCTCGGTGGTGGAGACTATTATTTTCTATAGCTAAATTGCTTAATGCACTCAATGAGTCTACGTTAGTCCATACCAGTTTCTGTTTccttttactgaaaggagaaaGAGGGGAAGGTGAAAAGCTCTCAAAAGCAATACCTTAGCTCTAGGTGCCAAGCGAGGATTTGATAGTTGCTGATTAGGGTTCGGGGGCAAATCATCAGTGTCCTGCACATCATCCAGAATGAAGAACAATTAGCatttaagccaaaaaaaaaaaaaaaaggaacaaaaaaactgatttcgataaaaaaaaaaaaaagcaagagaGAGTTTACTTTGACATTAGGAGGTTTCTCCCCTCTTTGTACCATGGCCATGATCTGCAATATTATAGTAAAAGTTAAATGCGCGGTCAAGAAGTTATCACATAAGTGATAATACCATGGGGCCATAGACTTGACCAAACATAAGATCAAATATAAACTTACAACGACTGCAAGAATAATCTGCAAAATCAATTTGCAGTTGGAATGATAAAGACTACCAGACAAGCAACAGGTTAGATAATTTCAAAGTGTGTGAAAGATAATTTTCAACCTCGTCAACTTATACTCTTTTAGGCGTCCTGAATCATCTACGATTCATCCCTTCTAACCTTAAATTTGGCTACTCTTAGTAACAAATTCGCGAAGGCTAGAGTAAACTCATAGCTGCCTGATAAATCCCCATAAACGAGCTCTTTGCATCTAATGACTGTCACTGGATGACCATCCAAACTCAAATTGAGAGATAACATAGTATTTTGTGACAGCTTATTTAACCACATCAACTTTATATGTTCTAAGAACACTGCATCCCTTAAACATTAAACGGGTTTTATAGGATAGAAGAAAAGCTCTCAATAATAGACACTacttattttaaaaacatttccgAGCAATGAAAAGGCCATAAAATTTACTTACATCCATATAAGACTTTGGATGAGGTGCAGGTTCCACAGATGCAGCAGCTGAGGAAGATTGCACCGTACAGAAAATTGTAACAATACGAAGCAGAAATCAATATACTTTAAAAAGATTAAACAATTAGAAATTTGACAACtgattagaaaataataaccTGAGCGCATGTCATACTCTGCCTTGCCATTCACATACTGTTGCTGTAAAACAGATACATGgtaaaaagttaataaaaaaaaactttctttTGGATAGATCTGGATATCATATTATCTAAAGCTTTCCCATTTAAATAAGAATATCAAATTTGTGCTACTCTCAGCTGACCTTTGAATTTGTGATAGCGATGCGATTGTCTTCATGATCAACAAGAGAGGTTCTCGAGGCTTTTGTTTCTCCTGATGGTTAGGCAGAAAGATGGGATAATCAAATAATCATCATCAGATTCCAATTTTGTAAACAAGAAGTTTCTGATTGCAAACAAATGACGAAGTGACTGTTTTTTCGGCAGAAATCAAGT includes the following:
- the LOC126599897 gene encoding peroxisomal membrane protein PEX14-like isoform X2, whose protein sequence is MADKEQNPAGIAQPTTEGQQDDGDEPPKQSSTPSVFVNSEPMREEQVQNAVKFLAHPKVRGSPVVYRRSFLEKKGLTKEEIDEAFRRVPDPPSGTQATTGNQDGQVKTSSNVQAQNTTQTLQPSAAAPTKAISPVGTLTGYRFRWSHAIVAVGVLTLSGCGAAVLIKKSFIPRLKAWIRKVVLEDENDVKNKVDAKPSLAEEAAAAAKTAAAAASDVAKVSQEMLNSKTEERKYFVELMSLLDVQVQEMKSMSNSIRKLEGETKASRTSLVDHEDNRIAITNSKQQYVNGKAEYDMRSVQSSSAAASVEPAPHPKSYMDIMAMVQRGEKPPNVKDTDDLPPNPNQQLSNPRLAPRAKPWEVGQAQNNPSQVLQSQVSSDNLNSSIQDNGLNYQSNGDSTVPWWQQQQKNSRITEIENEVNGGSYGVRTSEQPVQRTWVPPQPPPVAMAAAAEAIRRPKPSVQKEQLGNDLPIAHPSEATNGPSEGADELQRVTKLAESGGESEQINGSSPLNSTTEIQEEEVSH
- the LOC126599897 gene encoding peroxisomal membrane protein PEX14-like isoform X1; translated protein: MADKEQNPAGIAQPTTEGQQDDGDEPPKQSSTPSVFVNSEPMREEQVQNAVKFLAHPKVRGSPVVYRRSFLEKKGLTKEEIDEAFRRVPDPPSGTQATTGNQADGQVKTSSNVQAQNTTQTLQPSAAAPTKAISPVGTLTGYRFRWSHAIVAVGVLTLSGCGAAVLIKKSFIPRLKAWIRKVVLEDENDVKNKVDAKPSLAEEAAAAAKTAAAAASDVAKVSQEMLNSKTEERKYFVELMSLLDVQVQEMKSMSNSIRKLEGETKASRTSLVDHEDNRIAITNSKQQYVNGKAEYDMRSVQSSSAAASVEPAPHPKSYMDIMAMVQRGEKPPNVKDTDDLPPNPNQQLSNPRLAPRAKPWEVGQAQNNPSQVLQSQVSSDNLNSSIQDNGLNYQSNGDSTVPWWQQQQKNSRITEIENEVNGGSYGVRTSEQPVQRTWVPPQPPPVAMAAAAEAIRRPKPSVQKEQLGNDLPIAHPSEATNGPSEGADELQRVTKLAESGGESEQINGSSPLNSTTEIQEEEVSH
- the LOC126599897 gene encoding peroxisomal membrane protein PEX14-like isoform X3 produces the protein MADKEQNPGIAQPTTEGQQDDGDEPPKQSSTPSVFVNSEPMREEQVQNAVKFLAHPKVRGSPVVYRRSFLEKKGLTKEEIDEAFRRVPDPPSGTQATTGNQADGQVKTSSNVQAQNTTQTLQPSAAAPTKAISPVGTLTGYRFRWSHAIVAVGVLTLSGCGAAVLIKKSFIPRLKAWIRKVVLEDENDVKNKVDAKPSLAEEAAAAAKTAAAAASDVAKVSQEMLNSKTEERKYFVELMSLLDVQVQEMKSMSNSIRKLEGETKASRTSLVDHEDNRIAITNSKQQYVNGKAEYDMRSVQSSSAAASVEPAPHPKSYMDIMAMVQRGEKPPNVKDTDDLPPNPNQQLSNPRLAPRAKPWEVGQAQNNPSQVLQSQVSSDNLNSSIQDNGLNYQSNGDSTVPWWQQQQKNSRITEIENEVNGGSYGVRTSEQPVQRTWVPPQPPPVAMAAAAEAIRRPKPSVQKEQLGNDLPIAHPSEATNGPSEGADELQRVTKLAESGGESEQINGSSPLNSTTEIQEEEVSH